In Microbacterium maritypicum, the following are encoded in one genomic region:
- a CDS encoding CarD family transcriptional regulator, which yields MLFEVGETVVYPHHGAATIIEVKERIIKGEAKKYLKLNVTQGDLIIEVPAENVDLVGVRDVIGKEGLDHVFEVLRAPFTEEPTNWSRRYKANLEKLASGDVIKVSEVVRDLWRRDQDRGLSAGEKRMLAKARQILISELALAEKTDEDKAGALLDEVLAS from the coding sequence ATGCTTTTTGAGGTTGGCGAAACCGTCGTCTATCCCCACCATGGCGCTGCGACCATCATCGAGGTCAAGGAGCGCATCATCAAGGGTGAGGCGAAGAAATATCTGAAGCTCAACGTCACCCAGGGCGATCTCATCATCGAGGTTCCTGCTGAGAATGTCGACCTGGTCGGCGTTCGCGACGTGATCGGAAAAGAAGGTCTCGATCATGTCTTCGAGGTGCTGCGTGCACCCTTCACCGAAGAGCCCACCAACTGGTCTCGTCGGTACAAGGCGAACCTCGAGAAGCTCGCCTCCGGAGACGTCATCAAGGTGAGCGAGGTCGTCCGCGACCTGTGGCGCCGCGACCAGGACCGCGGCCTGTCCGCGGGGGAGAAGCGGATGCTGGCGAAGGCTCGTCAGATCCTCATCTCCGAGCTCGCGCTCGCGGAGAAGACCGACGAGGACAAGGCGGGCGCACTGCTCGACGAGGTCCTCGCCTCCTGA